The window AGCGGAGCCGGGTCGTCGCGGGCCTTCTGGAAAACGGCGCCGAAGTCCTGGAATCGAACGCGGCGGCAGGCAGGCTGGCCCTCATTGTCGCCGAACTCCAGGGGAGACGGTCATGAAAAAAATTCTTAACGAAGAATTGCGCATCGTCAACATCGGGCTGGAATCCTTCAGCGAAGCCCTGGCTGAAAAAAACGTCGGCCATGTCCAGGTCGATTGGCGGCCGCCGTTCTCCGTCGCGGAGAGCGCGCAGCGGGCGCTCGCGGCCGGCCTGGCCGCAAGGCGCAAAGCCAATGCCCGGGCCGTGGCGAAGATCCTGGCGGCCCAACCCGTGCTGCTGGGACTGAAACCGGCGGCGGCCGCGATCCCGGGGATGAAAAAAAACATGATCCTGCACGCCGGTCCGCCGGTCCTTTGGAAAAACATGTGCGGGCCCATGCTGGGCGGCGTCATCGGCGCCATATTATACGAAGGCTGGGCCAAAACTCCGGCCGCGGCCCGGAAACTGGCGGCCGCGGGCGAAATCGAATTCTCTCCCTGCCACGGACACCAGACGGTCGGCCCGATGGCCGGGATCGTTTCGCCCTCCATGCCGGTATTCCTGGTGAAGAACGAGACGGCCGGCAACATGGCGTTCTGCACCATGAACGAAGGCCTGGGCAAGGTCCTGCGCTACGGCGCCTTCGACCCCGAGGTCATCCAGAGGCTGCGCTGGCTGGGAAAGATCCTCGCCCCGAGCCTGGACGAAGCCCTGCGCCTGAACGGCCCGCTCGATCTCAAAATGATCATCGCCCAGGCCCTGCACATGGGCGACGAGTTGCACAACCGCAACCGGGCGGCCACCTCCCTGCTGTACCGGGCCCTGGCGCCCGCCGTCATCCGCAGCGCCGCCACGCCGGAAACCGCCGCCGCCATCCTGCAGTTCATCAACGGCAACGACCATTTTTTCCTGAACCTGTCCATGGCGGCCAGCAAGGCCAGCCTAGATGCCGCCCGCGCCATCGACAACAGCAGCCTGGTGGTGGCCATGGCCCGCAACGGCCGCGAATTCGGCATCCAGCTGGCCGGCACCGGCGACGAATGGTTCTGCGGCCCGGCGCCGGTCCCCGACGCCCTGTTTTTCCCCGGCTTCAGCAAGGCCGACGCCAATCCCGACATCGGCGACTCGGCCATCACCGAAACCAACGGCCTGGGAGGATTCGCCATCGCCGCCGCGCCGGCCATCGTGCAATTCGTCGGCGGCAGCAGCGCCGACGCCAGCCGCACCACCCGGAAAATGTACGAGATCACCGTCGCCGAAAACAACGTTTACCGGATCCCATACCTTGATTTCCGCGGCACGCCGACCGGGATCGATGTCGTGAAAGTGATCGATAGCGGCATTCTGCCGTTCATCGATACCGGCGTGGCCCACAAAAAGGCCGGGCTGGGCCAGGTCGGCGCCGGCGTACTCAGCGCCCCGGCCGAGCCGTTTTTAAAAGCGTACGCGGCCCTGGCCGCCCGTTGCAACCCGAAGGAGAAAAAACGATGAAGATGAACACCGAAGCGTTTCTGAATTTCATGGAGGGGGTAAGGGTCTTCGATCTGACCCAGAGGCTGAGCGTGCACACGCCGCCCTGGCCCAGCTACATGCCGCTGGGCATCCAGTATTTCAAGCGCATCGCCGGCGCCCACATGGGGCAGGGGGCGAACGGACAGATCATCACCACCAGCAATCACGTGGGGACGCACATGGACGGCGAGATCCATTTCCATGCCAGCGGACGCAGCATCGGCGCCGTGCCGATCGAGGAATGGATCGGGCCGGGCGTGGTGGTCGACATCTCCGCCGAAGTCAACGACTACAGCCTTTACACTCCGGAAATGCTGACCGGCAAAGCGGACATCCGAAAAGGCGATATCCTGATCATCAACACCGGCTACCACCGCTATGCCTGGGACCAGGAGGGCTCCGACGAACTGCGTTATTTCGTGAAACACCCGGGGCCGGGGCCGGGTTTCCACCAATGGGTCATGGACATGAAGATCAAGTGGATCGGCGTGGACTGCGGCAGCGCCGACCATCCCATGAACACGATCATCCGCAAGTGGCACCCCGACCTGTTCACGGAAGCCGAAAAAAAGCTGCAGGAGGAATTCCCCGGCCGGAGCTGGGACGACGTGTTCACGCCGGCCGAATACTACCAGGTCATGCACGTCAAACTCTTTCCCAAACGCATCGTCCATGCCGAAAACCTGGCCGGAGACATCGACCGGCTCGGCAACCAGCGGGCCTGGATCGGTTGTTTCCCGCTGCGCGGCATCGAACTCGAATCGTCGATGTGCCGCATCGTGGCCCTGCTGCCGCCGCAATGAAATAAGCCGAGGTGACCTTTGCCGATCATCAACGAATTCGCGTATGTCAAACCGGCCACAGTGGCCCAGGCGCTGAAATGGCTGGCCCGGTACAAAAAGCCGGCCATTCTCGCCGGCGGCACCGACCTGCTCAACTCTCTCAAGGACGGCTCCATCAAGCCCGATGCCGTGATCGACATCAAGGGGTTGGACACGTTGCACAAAATCTCGTTTGCCGGGAAGCGCTTGTACGTTGGGGCGCTGGTGACCTTTTCCGAGCTGATCGAAGCCGAGGCGGTCAGGCGCCTTTTCCCGGTGCTGGCGGAAACGGCCCGGACAATCGGTTCGCCGGGCATCCGCAACCGGGCCACCATGGTGGGCAACATCTGTTCCGCCGTTCCCTGCCTGGACAGCGGCCCGCTGCTGCTGGCCTACGACGCCGTCGTTACCACGGTCGGCCGGGGCGGCAAAAGGGAGATACCGATCGTCAAGTGGTTCCGCGGGCCCAAAAAAACCTCTCTCAAATCCGGTGAAATCGTCAGCGGCGTGATCATCCCCCTTCCCGAGGGGAAACATGCCGGCTGCTTCATCAAGCTGGGGAGGTACGCAGGCGAAGACCTGGCCCAGGCCAGCGTGCTGGCCATGGCCCTGGAAGGCAACCGTTTCCGCGTCGCCTTCGGTTCGGTGGCTCCGGTCCCGTTCAGGGCCAAGGGAATCGAAAAACTGCTCAACGGCAAACAATTGGACGCCCGGCTTTTCGCCGAAGCCAAAAAACTGGTCGCTGCCGCGATCGCCCCGATCACCGACCTGCGGGCGACCAAGGAATACCGGGCGCACATGTGCCGGGTGATGCTGGAGCGTTCGCTCAAGGCCGCGCTCGGGCGGTTGGCGGGCGGCGGGCCGGCATACGGAGAAAGGCTGCTGTGACCGGCAAGGAAGCAATCATGAACCAACGCATTGAATTTGTTCTAAATAGCGAGAAGAGGAGCGTCGAGCCGCGCGCCAACCAGACCCTGCTCGAGATGCTGCGCGATACGCTGGGGGTCAAGAGCCCGAAGTGCGGCTGCGACCGGGGCGACTGCGGTTCCTGCACCGTCATGATCGACGGCCGCGCGGTGCGGAGCTGCCTGGTGCTGGCCGTGGAGGTGGACGGGCACGAGGTGAAGACGCTGGAAGGGCTGATGCCCGGCGGGAAATTTTCAGCCTTGCAGAAGAGCTTCCTGGCCCATAATTCCTTCCAGTGCGGTTTCTGCACCCCCGGAGTCATCGTGGCGGTCAGCGAATTGCTGGAGAAAAACCCGCACCCCGACCGCAACGAGATCAAAGAGGCCCTGTCCGGCAACCTGTGCCGCTGCACCGGTTACACCCCGATCATCGAGGCCGTCGTTGCCCACGCCGGTAGGGAGGAATAGCCATGGCGGATTACAAATTCATCGGCCAGCCGGTGCTGCGCGTGGACGGCGAAGCGAAAATTTCCGGCGCCGCCCAGTTCGTCGACGACCTCGAATTCGGCCCGAACCTCTTGTACGCGGCCATCGTGGAAAGCACCCGCGCCCATGCCCGCATCGACGGCATCGACACGGCCAAGGCCGCCGCTGTTCCCGGCGTGGTCAAAATCGTCAGCGGCCGGGATTTTCCCTTCAAATTCGGCTTGTACATGCACGACCGCTTCGTCTTCGCCCAGGACCGGGTGCGCTTCGTCGGCGAGCAGGTGGCCGCGGTCATCGCCCGCGAACCGGCCGCGGCCTTGCGCGCCGCCGGCCTGGTCAAGGTCCGCTACAGCGACCTGCCGTTGGTCTTAAATACCGAAGATGCCTTGAGATCAGGCGCGCCGCTAATCCATCCCGGGCTCGGCGAGTACGAGCACGTGCCCTGGTTCTTCCCCCGGGCGGGGACCAATATCGCCCATTTCCGTAAAATAAGGAAAGGGGACGTGGACAAGGGCTTCGCCGAAGCCGACCTGGTCTTCGCCGAAACATACACGGTTCCCCGCTACGCCCATTGCGCCATCGAGCCGCACGGCGCCATCGGTTTGTTCGACCATGCGGGACGGCTGACGGTCTGGACCGCCTCGCAGTCCCCCTTCACCCAGCGCCACCTGTTCAGCGAGGCCCTGGCGCCCCTGGGCCTGTCCCATCACAATGTTCGCGTCATCACCCCGTTCGTCGGCGGCGGCTTCGGCGGCAAGGCCGGCGTGTCGATGGAGATCCTGGCCGCCGCCCTGGCCACTTCGGTCAAAGGCTGCCCGGTAAAGATTTTATGGTCAAGAGCCCAGGAATTTTACAACACCTACCAGCGCCAGGGGGTCAAGGCGACCGTCAAGCTGGGGGTCAAGAAGGACGGGACGATCACCGCCCTGGAGGAGACCCTGCACTGGGATGCCGGCGCCTACGTCGAATACGGCGCCAACGTGGTCAACGCCGCCGGGCTGTCGGCCACCGGTCCTTACCGCATCGCCAACGTGAAGATCGATTCGGTTTGCGTCTACACCAATCTCCCTCCCGGAGGTCCTTACCGCGGTTTCGGTTACTCGGAATTCATCTTTGGCCTGGAATCGCACATGAACGAGGCGGCCAAGAAGCTGGGCATCGACGCGGTGGCCTTCCGCCGCAAGAACGCCATCCGCCCCGGCGACACCCTGGCCTACGGCGCCGCGATGAACCCCAGCGGCCTGGTCGAATGCATCGACCGCGTGGCCGCGGAAATAGAATGGGATAAAAAAAGCAAAAGCGTTGATCCGGACAAGGCGATCGGCAAGGGCTTCGCCCTCTTCTGGAAGGCTCCGGCCATGCCGCCCAACGCCGCCTCGACGGTCTTCCTTAAATTCAACGAGGACGGCAGCCTGAACATACTGGCCTCGGCCATGGAGATCGGCCAGGGCTACCAGACGGTGATGGCCCAGATCGCCGCCGAGATCCTGACCGTGCCTCCGGCAAAGATCAGGGTGGAAACCCCCGACACCGACCGCAATCCTTACGAATGGCAGACGGTCGCGTCGCATATTACCTGGGGCTGCGGCAAAGCCGTCGAAAGGGCGGCCATCGACGCCCGCGAGCAGATTTTCGACCTGATCGTCCGCGCACTGGGCAAGGAGCGGGAGGCGCTCTACCTTGAGGCCGAGCAGGTGAAATCCAGACGCGAACCCGGCTGGGCCTTGCCGCTCAAGGATTTCGTCATTGCCGGCATCGTGCAGCCGGACGGCACCTACCGCGGCGGGCCGATCGTCGGCCGGGGCATGTTCATGCCCGAGTTCGCTTCGGCATCGAGCGATCCGGAGACCGGCCAGGGCGGCCATCCCAACGTGCATTACACCGTCGGCGCCAGCGGCGCCATTATCGAGATCGACAAGCAGACCGGCAAGATCAAGGTGCTCAAGGCGGTGCTGGCCGTCGACGTGGGCAAGGCGCTGAATCCCGACCTGTTGAAAGGGCAGGTCACGGGCGGATTTCTGCAGGGCCTGGCCACGGTCTTGTACGAGGACATGCGTTTCGACGACAAGGGCAGGCTGCTGAATGCCAATTTTTCCGACTACAAGATCCCGACCGCCATGGACATTCCGCAAGAAGTCGTGCCGATTTTCATCGAGACTCCCCAACCCGACGGTCCGTTCGGGGCCAGGGGCATGGGCGAGCACACCATGATCCCGGCGGCGCCGATCATCGCCAACGCCGTAGAGGATGCTCTGGGCGTGCGCATCACCTCCATGCCCATCAGCGCCGAAAAAATCATCGAGGCTCTATCGGGGAACCGGCAGTAGGAATAATCAGGTTGAAACGATCGGCTCGCGATTCAGCAGGTAGCGCTCCAGCCGCTTGGTCATTACCTCTATCCCACTGCCCGGTCCAGGCGGGATCTCGATAAAGCCGTCGGCGGCCAACGTCACTCCCGGTTCGACGATGTCTTCATGGAAGTAGCGGCTGGTCTCGGAGGTGTCGCCGGGAAGGGTAAAACCCGGGGCGGTTTGCAGCTGGATGTTCAGCGCCCGGCCGATGCCGGTTTCATCCATGCCGCCCGACCAGGCCGGGATGCCGCTGGCAACGCACAGGCGGGCCATTTTCACCGCTTCCAGGATCCCGCCCACGCGGCCCTGCTTGATGTTGATCACCCGGCAGCTCTTCAAAGCGATGGCGGCTTCGGCGTCGGCGCAGTCGTGGATCGATTCGTCGAGGCAGAGGGCGGTGCGCAGCTTCGCCTGCAGCAGCGAATGCTGGTAGATGTCGTGGTAGGACAGGGGCTGTTCGATCATGGTCAGTCCGAATCCGTCGAGGCGGGCCAAGCGCGCGGCGTCGGCCAGGGTGTAGTCGCCGTTGGCGTCGGCCATCAGCGCCAGATCGAGAAAGCGCCGGCGCACCGCCTCCACCCATTCCACGTCTTTCCCTTGCTGGATCTTCATCTTGACGCGGTGGTAGCCGCTGTCGACGGCTTCGGCCACTTTTTCCAGGAGCTTTTCGACCGTTTCCTCGATGCCGATCGAAATGCCCGACATGATGCGCCTGGCCGGGAAGCCGAGCAGCTCATGCAGCGGCAGGCCGCGGCGCTTGGCCAGCAGGTCGAGCAATGCGTTTTCCAGGGCGGCCTTGGCCATCTCGTGTCCGCGCACGCGGGCGCAGCGGCGCAGCAGTTCGCCCAGGCTGAGCTCCGGCTTCAGCTCGGGCAGGAGAAATTCCTTCAGGATATGGCGGGCGGTCGCGGTCGTTTCGCTGGCGTAATAGGGGTCGGGATCGGCTACGCATTCGCCCCAGGCCACGATGCCGTCGTCCTCCATCCTGACCAGCAGCGCTTCTTTGCAGTTCCAGACGGCGACGCTGGTGCCGAACGGGGTCACGAAAGGCAGGCGCACGGTCAGCAGTTCGATCCTGTCTATGGCGCCGATCGGATCGTTTTCCAACCAATTTGGGGATGTTTCGGTTTCGGGCATGGGCCACCTCAGCAGGGATTGTAGTTCATGTCTTCGTCGTGTGCAAGGAGGGCCGAATCCCCGTGTTTGCCAAATTTCTTCTGTAGGGAACGCAAATTTGCGTTCCCTACCAACGGTCAAGTATGTGTTTGATGGGGTAGGGGTTTGATTAATCAAACCCCTACAGGCCTTGATCTCTTCTTGACATCTGATGCCTTTTGGGCAACATGAAAAAAATGTTTTTCCGGCAAACAATGAAAATACCGAGGTGCGCGAATGAAAAAAATGCTGCTGACTGGTTTGATTTTGGCTTTCATGTCGGGCTTTGCCCTTCTGAGAGGAACTTCTGGCAATTTTGCCAGATTCATGATGTTTTCATTTTTTCTAAAAATGTTTTATTTTTGATTTTGGTTATTGATTTCCTTTATAATAGCCATAGGAGAAAAAAACATGATTAAAAAACGACAAAAATGGATCGCGCTATTTGTGACTTTGACATTCATGTGGCTGTTGCAGGTTTCTACTATGCCCCTGGCCGCCGCCAGCACAACGGAACAGGTCAGTTCCGCGAGCGCGGAACAAGAGCCGGGCTATCTCGAGGCTGTAGGCTATAAAGCTGTCCCGGCCAAGAAAAAAAGCATTCTGCCCATTATCCTCATTGGCGTGGGCGTGGTCGCCGTGGCCGCGGTCCTGTTCCTGGTCGTGTTCAAGACCAAGTACAACATTGTCGGAACATGGGATATCACAACTTCATGGTCAGGCGGTGGCGGCGGCACAGTCACCAATGAATTTGTCGGAGATAAAAAAGAGGGCGACGTTCATTTGGTGCTCAGCGGGAGTAGTGCCAAGTGGGGTGAATACACCGTGGACGGCAAAGAAGTCTCCTTCTCGATGTTTATCACCACTTTAACCGGGGAATTCACGGACAAAACCCACATGAGCGGCACCTGTGTCAGCGTTACAAGTACGGGAACGTGGACAGCGGTAAAGACATCGGATACAACGATTGCGCCGATTCCAACAAGCTCGATGGATCGGCAGACTGCCGAGCGCATAGTTACCAATAAATAGTCGCTAAGCTGTATTTTCTAATAGTCAGTCGAGTAGGGGTTTGATTAATCAAACCCCTACAACATTTTTTTCCCTTTTGCAGTCCATCGACAGCCGTCAACCGTTTTCTGAATATGGGTTCTTTTTTGAACTGATTTCGCCTTGACATTGAGTCTGTTTTTGGGCAATATAAAAAAAATGTTTTACCGGCAAACAATGAAAATATCGAGGTGCGCAAATGAAAAAAATGCTGCTTGCAGGTTTGGTTTTGTCTTTTATGTCGGGCTTTGCTATTCTGGGCCATGCTGAGGTAAGTCTGATGGCCGACCTGGTCCTGTTCAACGGCAAGGTATTCACCGTTGAAAAAAACTTGCCCTGGGCCGAGGCGGTCGCCATCCGCGACGGCAAGTTCGTAGCCGTGGGCAGCGACGAGGAGGTGAAAAAACTGGTCGGCGCCGACACGCAGGCGATCGACCTGCAGGGCCGGCTGGCGCTGCCCGGCTTCAATGACGCCCATCTCCATTTCGCCAGCGGCGGCCTGTACCTGCTGGGCATCGACCTGCATCCGGCCCGCGATGAAAAAGAGTTTGTCTCTATATTAAAGGAATATATTAAGAAGCTCCCGGCGGGGGAGTGGGTCACCGGCGGCAATTGGGATCACGAAAACTGGCCGTCAAAAAAGCATCCGAGCAGGAAGCTGATCGATGCCGTCACCCCGAACCATCCGGTGCTGGTGCGGCGCCTGGACGGGCACATGGCGCTGGCTAATTCGCTGGCCCTGAAGCTGGCGAGCATTACAGGCGCCACGGCCGATCCCCAGGGCGGCGAGATTGTCAAGGACGGCAAAACCGGGGAGCCCAGCGGCATTCTGCTCGACAACGCCTGCGACCTGGTCGACACGCTCATCCCGCCGATCAGCCGCGCCCGGCGCGAGCTGGCCATCCGCACCGCCATGCGCCACGCCCAGGAATTGGGCGTGACCAGCATCCAGGACAACAGCTCGGCTGCCGACCTGGAGATCTACCAGGATATGCTCGCCAAGGGCGAACTGGGACTGCGCGTCAATGCCTGGCGCGACAGCGCCTGCGTCGCCGACCTGGCCCGCGTCGGCATCCACGCCGGCTTTGGCGGCCCGTTCCTGCGCCTGGGCACGATCAAGCTTTTTG is drawn from Candidatus Aminicenantes bacterium and contains these coding sequences:
- a CDS encoding amidohydrolase, whose protein sequence is MADLVLFNGKVFTVEKNLPWAEAVAIRDGKFVAVGSDEEVKKLVGADTQAIDLQGRLALPGFNDAHLHFASGGLYLLGIDLHPARDEKEFVSILKEYIKKLPAGEWVTGGNWDHENWPSKKHPSRKLIDAVTPNHPVLVRRLDGHMALANSLALKLASITGATADPQGGEIVKDGKTGEPSGILLDNACDLVDTLIPPISRARRELAIRTAMRHAQELGVTSIQDNSSAADLEIYQDMLAKGELGLRVNAWRDSACVADLARVGIHAGFGGPFLRLGTIKLFVDGSMGAGTALFFEPYADDAQSCGLPIYKEDELNALVLAADKAGLQIAAHAIGDKANYLILNALAKARMENGARDSRHRVEHAQVVTAGDVVRFREMGVIASIQPCHCIDDMRWAEKRIGPRVADAYRFASFLKSGVHLAFGTDWSVEPLDPRLGLYAAVSRELPAGGPAGGWHPDEKISLAEAIECYTLGSAYAEFQEKEKGSIAPGKWADLAIMEKNIFEIPKKDILHTAVTMTILAGKIIFKKE
- a CDS encoding DUF1116 domain-containing protein, whose protein sequence is MKKILNEELRIVNIGLESFSEALAEKNVGHVQVDWRPPFSVAESAQRALAAGLAARRKANARAVAKILAAQPVLLGLKPAAAAIPGMKKNMILHAGPPVLWKNMCGPMLGGVIGAILYEGWAKTPAAARKLAAAGEIEFSPCHGHQTVGPMAGIVSPSMPVFLVKNETAGNMAFCTMNEGLGKVLRYGAFDPEVIQRLRWLGKILAPSLDEALRLNGPLDLKMIIAQALHMGDELHNRNRAATSLLYRALAPAVIRSAATPETAAAILQFINGNDHFFLNLSMAASKASLDAARAIDNSSLVVAMARNGREFGIQLAGTGDEWFCGPAPVPDALFFPGFSKADANPDIGDSAITETNGLGGFAIAAAPAIVQFVGGSSADASRTTRKMYEITVAENNVYRIPYLDFRGTPTGIDVVKVIDSGILPFIDTGVAHKKAGLGQVGAGVLSAPAEPFLKAYAALAARCNPKEKKR
- a CDS encoding cyclase family protein, whose product is MNTEAFLNFMEGVRVFDLTQRLSVHTPPWPSYMPLGIQYFKRIAGAHMGQGANGQIITTSNHVGTHMDGEIHFHASGRSIGAVPIEEWIGPGVVVDISAEVNDYSLYTPEMLTGKADIRKGDILIINTGYHRYAWDQEGSDELRYFVKHPGPGPGFHQWVMDMKIKWIGVDCGSADHPMNTIIRKWHPDLFTEAEKKLQEEFPGRSWDDVFTPAEYYQVMHVKLFPKRIVHAENLAGDIDRLGNQRAWIGCFPLRGIELESSMCRIVALLPPQ
- a CDS encoding xanthine dehydrogenase family protein subunit M, which codes for MPIINEFAYVKPATVAQALKWLARYKKPAILAGGTDLLNSLKDGSIKPDAVIDIKGLDTLHKISFAGKRLYVGALVTFSELIEAEAVRRLFPVLAETARTIGSPGIRNRATMVGNICSAVPCLDSGPLLLAYDAVVTTVGRGGKREIPIVKWFRGPKKTSLKSGEIVSGVIIPLPEGKHAGCFIKLGRYAGEDLAQASVLAMALEGNRFRVAFGSVAPVPFRAKGIEKLLNGKQLDARLFAEAKKLVAAAIAPITDLRATKEYRAHMCRVMLERSLKAALGRLAGGGPAYGERLL
- a CDS encoding xanthine dehydrogenase family protein molybdopterin-binding subunit yields the protein MADYKFIGQPVLRVDGEAKISGAAQFVDDLEFGPNLLYAAIVESTRAHARIDGIDTAKAAAVPGVVKIVSGRDFPFKFGLYMHDRFVFAQDRVRFVGEQVAAVIAREPAAALRAAGLVKVRYSDLPLVLNTEDALRSGAPLIHPGLGEYEHVPWFFPRAGTNIAHFRKIRKGDVDKGFAEADLVFAETYTVPRYAHCAIEPHGAIGLFDHAGRLTVWTASQSPFTQRHLFSEALAPLGLSHHNVRVITPFVGGGFGGKAGVSMEILAAALATSVKGCPVKILWSRAQEFYNTYQRQGVKATVKLGVKKDGTITALEETLHWDAGAYVEYGANVVNAAGLSATGPYRIANVKIDSVCVYTNLPPGGPYRGFGYSEFIFGLESHMNEAAKKLGIDAVAFRRKNAIRPGDTLAYGAAMNPSGLVECIDRVAAEIEWDKKSKSVDPDKAIGKGFALFWKAPAMPPNAASTVFLKFNEDGSLNILASAMEIGQGYQTVMAQIAAEILTVPPAKIRVETPDTDRNPYEWQTVASHITWGCGKAVERAAIDAREQIFDLIVRALGKEREALYLEAEQVKSRREPGWALPLKDFVIAGIVQPDGTYRGGPIVGRGMFMPEFASASSDPETGQGGHPNVHYTVGASGAIIEIDKQTGKIKVLKAVLAVDVGKALNPDLLKGQVTGGFLQGLATVLYEDMRFDDKGRLLNANFSDYKIPTAMDIPQEVVPIFIETPQPDGPFGARGMGEHTMIPAAPIIANAVEDALGVRITSMPISAEKIIEALSGNRQ
- a CDS encoding (2Fe-2S)-binding protein, coding for MNQRIEFVLNSEKRSVEPRANQTLLEMLRDTLGVKSPKCGCDRGDCGSCTVMIDGRAVRSCLVLAVEVDGHEVKTLEGLMPGGKFSALQKSFLAHNSFQCGFCTPGVIVAVSELLEKNPHPDRNEIKEALSGNLCRCTGYTPIIEAVVAHAGREE
- the menC gene encoding o-succinylbenzoate synthase, producing the protein MPETETSPNWLENDPIGAIDRIELLTVRLPFVTPFGTSVAVWNCKEALLVRMEDDGIVAWGECVADPDPYYASETTATARHILKEFLLPELKPELSLGELLRRCARVRGHEMAKAALENALLDLLAKRRGLPLHELLGFPARRIMSGISIGIEETVEKLLEKVAEAVDSGYHRVKMKIQQGKDVEWVEAVRRRFLDLALMADANGDYTLADAARLARLDGFGLTMIEQPLSYHDIYQHSLLQAKLRTALCLDESIHDCADAEAAIALKSCRVINIKQGRVGGILEAVKMARLCVASGIPAWSGGMDETGIGRALNIQLQTAPGFTLPGDTSETSRYFHEDIVEPGVTLAADGFIEIPPGPGSGIEVMTKRLERYLLNREPIVST